One segment of Egicoccus sp. AB-alg2 DNA contains the following:
- a CDS encoding putative quinol monooxygenase, translated as MIFITAKFRVKPEDADAWPEIAREFTEATRAEPGCLWFDWSRSIDDPNEYVLVEAFRDGDAGAAHVQSDHFKAAQENLPPHLVETPRIVSVGVDQDDWSELGELAVDRRG; from the coding sequence ATGATCTTCATCACCGCGAAGTTCCGAGTGAAGCCCGAGGACGCCGACGCGTGGCCGGAGATCGCTCGCGAGTTCACCGAGGCCACCCGGGCGGAACCCGGGTGCCTGTGGTTCGACTGGTCGCGTAGCATCGACGACCCGAACGAGTACGTCCTGGTCGAGGCCTTCCGGGATGGGGACGCCGGAGCCGCGCACGTCCAGTCGGACCACTTCAAGGCGGCGCAGGAAAACCTTCCGCCCCACCTCGTCGAGACGCCGCGGATCGTCAGCGTCGGGGTCGACCAGGACGACTGGTCGGAGTTGGGAGAGCTCGCCGTCGACCGCCGCGGCTGA